Proteins encoded together in one Cicer arietinum cultivar CDC Frontier isolate Library 1 chromosome 4, Cicar.CDCFrontier_v2.0, whole genome shotgun sequence window:
- the LOC101489838 gene encoding uncharacterized protein, which produces MTFSASSLRPTSSPSYSQLLCSLRYNRKLHSQISFVVTQGRKDRWLRNGVTVRSVLNNNRPSFNNYGSAEPARVLLERLFEQTHKLEDRMIGEEQPDLSGFESDLLAALLVLKEKEDHLQEVERTVLLENSKLKHAKDELERQENEIEAAREKYDKLEREMKEATATLVSQAGQIEELKLRLRDRDSDIVGLQDALSLKEEEVEKMRIGLAKKTEEAACVDSELRHKVQLLTEANEVVKKQEIELQELQRVVQQREEELRVSVAEREVEGEKVKIAEASLEKQAMEWLLAQEELKRLEEESSRHAQESSETLEDFRRVKKLLNDVRSELVSSQQSLAHSRNKMEAQERLLEQHLNELSEQRASVMLYMGNLKDAQIEVERERMKLRAAEALNKKLEQDLSTERELMKKLQEELKKETASLEQAVQAMSLLQEELVKKSAEFKQSSAVLEVKESELVDAKLEIQHLRSEKASLQILLEEKDLELSNARKMLVELNQEISDLKMLMNNKETQLIEATNILREKDEHVKIIQNKLDNTNLKAFEAETVVERVLELTNKMVASIKNEDINEMGDQLIKQLLVEPTNELSWQQKQLENVLELTKENLKTMEMEVLAAQKALTIKEEELKMTLERLDAKEEELRKARDKATEDANDHKTLYAMTQERISEIREKGMKDFAIEKLQFEAAQLEVEAATSALQKLAEMSQQLLNKAILSVEADSYISVMQNNNDFKLDLITNMNCIDCFSVVKAGAARLSALTEQLVMDAGLAAAN; this is translated from the exons ATGACTTTCTCCGCATCATCTCTTCGTCCTACCTCTTCTCCTTCCTATTCacag TTGTTATGTTCTCTTAGGTACAATAGGAAGCTTCATAGCCAAATAAGTTTTGTTGTGACTCAAGGAAGAAAAGATCGTTGGTTAAGGAATGGTGTTACTGTTAGATCAGTGTTGAATAATAATAGGCCTAGTTTTAACAATTATGGATCGGCTGAGCCTGCTAGGGTTCTTCTTGAGAGGTTGTTTGAGCAGACACACAAGCTGGAGGATCGCATGATAGGAGAGGAACAGCCAGATCTTAGCGGTTTTGAGTCGGATCTTTTGGCGGCGCTTCTGGTATTGAAGGAGAAGGAGGATCATTTACAGGAAGTTGAGAGAACTGTTTTGTTGGAGAATAGTAAATTGAAGCATGCTAAAGATGAGTTAGAGCGCCAAGAGAATGAAATTGAGGCTGCTCGCGAGAAATATGACAAACTTGAAAGGGAGATGAAGGAGGCTACGGCTACTTTGGTTTCTCAAGCGGGACAGATAGAGGAACTGAAGCTCCGGCTTAGGGATCGTGATAGTGACATTGTCGGTTTACAGGATGCGTTGTCTTTGAAGGAAGAAGAGGTGGAGAAAATGAGGATTGGTTTGGCTAAGAAGACTGAAGAAGCTGCTTGTGTTGATTCAGAGCTTAGACATAAGGTTCAGCTTCTGACTGAAGCAAATGAGGTTGTGAAAAAACAAGAGATTGAACTTCAAGAACTTCAGAGAGTTGTACAACAAAGAGAAGAAGAACTACGAGTTTCTGTAGCTGAGAGGGAAGTTGAAGGGGAAAAGGTCAAGATTGCAGAGGCCTCTTTGGAAAAGCAGGCGATGGAGTGGTTGTTAGCTCAGGAAGAACTTAAGAGGCTGGAAGAGGAGTCTTCGAGGCATGCACAGGAGAGTAGTGAAACGCTAGAGGATTTCAGAAGGGTGAAGAAGCTTCTCAATGACGTGAGGTCTGAATTAGTTTCATCTCAGCAATCACTGGCACATTCTAGGAACAAAATGGAAGCACAAGAGAGGTTATTGGAACAGCACCTGAATGAACTTTCAGAACAAAGGGCAAGTGTCATGTTGTACATGGGAAATTTAAAAGATGCCCAAATAGAAGTGGAGAGGGAAAGAATGAAACTTAGGGCTGCAGAGGCTTTGAACAAAAAACTCGAACAGGATCTGTCCACGGAGAGGGAGCTCATGAAGAAGTTACAGGAGGAGCTGAAGAAAGAGACAGCTTCTTTGGAGCAGGCTGTCCAAGCAATGTCTTTGCTTCAAGAGgaattagttaaaaaaagtgCTGAATTTAAGCAATCAAGTGCCGTTCTTGAGGTCAAAGAGTCAGAGCTTGTTGATGCTAAGCTAGAAATCCAGCATTTGAGATCTGAAAAGGCTTCTCTTCAGATTCTCTTGGAGGAGAAAGACTTGGAACTTTCCAATGCTAGGAAGATGCTGGTGGAATTAAACCAGGAAATCTCTGATCTTAAGATGCTAATGAACAATAAAGAAACGCAACTTATTGAAGCAACCAACATCTTAAGGGAGAAAGATGAGCATGTGAAGATAATCCAGAATAAGTTGGATAATACAAACCTCAAGGCTTTTGAGGCCGAAACTGTAGTAGAGCGAGTTTTAGAGCTCACAAACAAAATGGTTGCTTCCATTAAGAATGAAGACATCAATGAAATGGGTGATCAACTAATCAAGCAACTTTTGGTGGAGCCTACAAATGAATTGAGTTGGCAACAAAAACAGCTGGAGAATGTGCTCGAGTTGACCAAAGAAAACTTAAAAACAATGGAGATGGAAGTTCTTGCTGCACAGAAGGCTCTAACAATAAAAGAAGAGGAGCTTAAAATGACTCTTGAAAGATTGGATGCGAAAGAGGAAGAGTTAAGAAAAGCAAGGGACAAGGCAACAGAAGATGCTAATGATCATAAAACATTGTACGCAATGACGCAGGAGAGAATCAGTGAAATCAGAGAAAAAGGTATGAAAGACTTTGCAATTGAGAAGCTTCAATTTGAGGCAGCTCAGCTTGAAGTTGAAGCTGCTACTAGTGCTCTACAGAAACTTGCAGAAATGAGTCAACAACTTCTGAACAAGGCCATCCTGAGTGTTGAAGCTGATAGCTACATCAGTGTCATGCAAAACAACAATGATTTTAAACTCGATTTGATCACAAATATGAATTGCATTGACTGTTTTTCTGTGGTAAAAGCAGGAGCTGCTCGACTCTCAGCATTGACCGAGCAACTTGTAATGGATGCGGGTCTCGCTGCTGCAAACTAG